The following are encoded in a window of Fusarium falciforme chromosome 11, complete sequence genomic DNA:
- a CDS encoding MFS domain-containing protein: MAPKLTSASENVGGTTHYTDLSSVLPQRTQPWWKTPHLVKLNLLLSVPMMTGYLIGFDSSMMNGLQSVPVWISDFDNPTGARLGVLNTMQIIGAVVCLPIVPYVADRFGRRLPVFVGSLLALLGTALQTAATNLDLFLAGRFFVGFGTGMVGVAANPLMAELSYPTHRPFITSFASTTWFLGAIVAAWSTYGTFKMSNSWSWKIPSLLQCIPSLYQGCFIYLVPESPRWLVSHGKLEEARKVLNRYHAGENTDADVSPLVRYEMAEIEAAIELEKLQNTKSYLDFFSTKGNRWRLAIAIILGLSAQWSGNGLVSFYLVIVLRSIGIEDPERQNLINGGLTIFCYGIAIIGATGILRFGRRTILLAGFAGMASAYLIWTVLSSINQQRNFEDGSLGIGVVAMIFVFQLFYNLSIGPVLPTYILEIMPYTLRAKGYTIEQIFTYGAGLFNGFANPVAMEALEWKYYIVWIVMLCVWLVLVYFLFPETAGRTLEEVSQIFDGDQVNVTATAHMNAKSGPTEDVVETV, translated from the exons ATGGCACCCAAGCTTACTTCTGCATCTGAAAATGTGGGAGGAACGACCCACTATACCGACTTGAGCAGTGTTCTGCCGCAACGAACACAGCCATGGTGGAAGACACCACACCTGGTCAAGCTCAACCTTTTGCTTTCAGTGCCAATGATGACGGGATATCTCATCGGATTCGACTCAAGCATGATGAATGGGTTACAATCTGTTCCAGTTTGGATTTCTG ACTTTGACAACCCTACCGGGGCCCGCCTCGgtgtcctcaacaccatgcaGATCATTGGCGCCGTTGTATGCTTGCCAATCGTCCCCTACGTTGCTGATCGCTTTGGCCGCCGGCTTCCTGTGTTTGTTGGCTCGTTGCTTGCCCTTCTAGGGACAGCTCTTCAGACGGCTGCCACCAACCTGGACCTTTTCCTGGCCGGCCGCTTTTTCGTAGGCTTCGGCACTGGAATGGTTGGAGTTGCCGCCAACCCGCTCATGGCAGAGCTGTCTTATCCTACGCATCGACCCTTCATCACTTCGTTTGCTTCTACGACCTGG TTCCTTGGAGCAATTGTTGCAGCTTGGAGTACTTACGGCACTTTCAAAATGAGCaacagctggagctggaagaTTCCCTCTCTGCTGCAGTGCATCCCTTCGCTTTACCAAGGCTGCTTCATCTACCTGGTGCCTGAATCGCCCCGATGGCTAGTGAGCCACGGAaagctggaggaggcgagAAAGGTTCTAAACCGCTACCATGCTGGTGAGAATACGGATGCGGATGTGTCGCCACTTGTGCGATACGAAATGGCGGAGATTGAAGCTGCTAtcgagcttgagaagcttcAAAACACAAAGTCATACCTCGACTTTTTCTCGACCA AGGGAAACCGCTGGCGTCTCGCAATTGCCATCATTCTGGGTCTCTCTGCTCAGTGGTCCGGTAACGGTCTCGTCTCCTTCTACCTGGTCATCGTCCTTCGAAGCATCGGCATTGAGGATCCCGAGCGCCAGAACTTAATCAATGGCGGTCTCACCATCTTCTGCTACGGTATCGCTATCATCGGCGCTACAGGCATCCTCCGCTTTGGGCGCAGGACTATTCTGCTGGCAGGCTTCGCTGGCATGGCATCTGCCTACCTGATCTGGACTGTTCTCTCATCCATCAACCAGCAGCGCAACTTTGAGGATGGAAGTCTGGGCATCGGCGTTGTCGCCATGATTTTTGTCTTCCAGCTCTTCTACAACCTCAGCATCGGCCCGGTCCTGCCCACATATATCCTCGAGATCATGCCTTACACACTCCGTGCCAAGGGTTACACCATTGAGCAAATCTTCACCTACGGAGCTGGTCTCTTCAACGGCTTCGCCAACCCTGTCGCTATGGAAGCTCTCGAGTGGAAGTATTACATTGTCTGGATCGTCATGCTCTGCGTCTGGCTGGTGCTCGTTTATTTCTTGTTCCCTGAGACTGCTGGTCGAACCCTTGAGGAAGTCAGTCAGATCTTCGATGGAGATCAGGTCAACGTCACCGCTACTGCTCACATGAACGCCAAATCAGGCCCGACCGAGGATGTCGTCGAGACTGTTTAA
- a CDS encoding Beta-glucosidase, translated as MASVDIDAILANLSLEEKTKEFPVSRYLKVFSNAQVLLPDSLQTTDGPNGARGSKIKDGKSAACFPAACSVASTFDVDIARRIGVALGEETLTKGARCLLAPTVCIHRHPLGGRNFESFSEDPFLTGQMGIANVIGLQSTGVSATVKHFAVNEQETQRLNVNAVIAERPLREIYLKPFELIVKNANPWAIMTAYNKINGHHADSNEYLLKKVLRGDWGWTDGLVMSDWGGVNSTAESINAGVDLEMPGPARWRKPEVVLEAVKQGKLTEETITDRARNVLTFLKQLNAFENPIWSVPEEHAIVNPQHSALIREAGAKGIVLLKNENDCLPLTKGKVQGKRIALLGYAKECLAHGGGSASVKPHYRVTPWDAFHEAFKGQDVEFVYSKGVHTFRQLPLLVDHILDLEGNPGFTYHIYEPGNSTPTKIIHGYDKSEMSLLDGHILHNVEIDLIGTFHPPETTSYYLTLSSLGPSQLFINDELILEQKANCSDAMGFLFGGVPVPKVRVPMEAGKVYIIRVHASPPVPDGEKDLGFLEGQVGVRLGFMPSTEHDADILSEAIDLAKSSDYSIIFTGNDPAWETEGQDQASFHLPKDGGQDRLVSAIAGVCHKTIVVNSTGVAVAFPWLHQVQSLLQTWFPGQEAGNSIVDVLTGAQNPEGHLTCTFPKRLHDCPAYGNFPGDKHSTHGLEVKYEEGVFVGYRHFDRLPADAVNFPFGFGLSYTTFGFEEFTVSKQSGDMFTVQLRVRNTGAVKGATAVQIYVGSKNLSLSNPIKVLAGLKKVTLEPGSSTMVEILVEARDFAFWDEETHGWVVEAGEYEFSVGRSSRELVAKSVVQLDHKAFAP; from the exons ATGGCATCTGTTGATATCGATGCCATCTTGGCCAACCTGTCTCTCGAAGAAAAG ACAAAGGAGTTCCCTGTGTCAAGGTACCTGAAAGTCTTCTCGAATGCCCAAGTCCTCCTGCCTGATTCTCTACAGACAACCGATGGTCCAAACGGTGCCCGGGGCAGCAAAATCAAGGACGGAAAAAGTGCAGCCTGCTTTCCCGCTGCTTGCAGCGTGGCCTCGACATTTGACGTCGACATTGCCCGCCGTATCGGTGTAGCCTTGGGTGAGGAGACACTGACAAAGGGGGCTCGTTGCCTCCTAGCCCCGACTGTTTGCATCCACAGACATCCGCTTGGAGGTCGCAATTTTGAAAGCTTCTCGGAGGATCCTTTCTTAACTGGTCAGATGGGCATCGCCAATGTCATTGGGCTCCAATCCACTGGCGTGTCCGCCACTGTCAAGCACTTTGCCGTGAATGAGCAAGAAACGCAACGTCTCAATGTTAACGCCGTTATCGCTGAACGGCCCCTTCGTGAGATCTACCTCAAGCCATTCGAGCTCATCGTCAAGAACGCCAACCCGTGGGCCATCATGACGGCATACAACAAGATCAACGGACACCACGCCGATTCCAACGAGTACTTGCTGAAGAAAGTTCTCCGTGGTGACTGGGGCTGGACTGATGGCTTGGTCATGAGTGATTGGGGCGGCGTTAATTCCACGGCCGAGTCGATCAATGCTGGCGTGGATCTTGAGATGCCAGGACCAGCGCGTTGGAGGAAACCAGAAGTTGTGCTTGAAGCTGTCAAGCAAGGCAAACTGACCGAAGAAACCATCACCGACAGAGCTCGAAACGTGCTTACCTTCCTTAAGCAACTGAATGCCTTCGAAAACCCGATCTGGAGCGTTCCAGAGGAACACGCCATCGTCAACCCCCAACACTCGGCTCTTATCCGTGAAGCCGGCGCCAAAGGCATCGTGCTTCTCAAGAACGAAAATGACTGCTTGCCTTTGACGAAAGGAAAGGTGCAGGGCAAGAGGATCGCTCTACTTGGCTACGCGAAGGAGTGCCTTGCTCACGGCGGCGGGAGCGCGTCAGTCAAGCCGCATTATAGGGTCACTCCGTGGGACGCCTTCCACGAGGCCTTTAAGGGCCAGGACGTGGAGTTTGTTTATTCGAAAG GTGTACATACGTTTCGTCAActccctcttctcgtcgaccaCATTCTCGATCTTGAGGGGAACCCTGGCTTCACTTACCACATCTATGAACCTGGCAACTCGACGCCCACCAAGATAATTCACGGTTATGACAAGTCTGAGATGTCGCTCTTGGATGGACACATTCTCCACAACGTCGAGATAGATCTCATCGGCACATTCCACCCTCCCGAGACAACCAGCTACTACCTCACTTTATCCAGCCTGGGTCCATCTCAACTGTTCATCAACGACGAGCTTATACTCGAGCAAAAGGCCAATTGTTCAGACGCAATGGGCTTCCTGTTTGGAGGGGTCCCAGTCCCCAAAGTCCGCGTCCCCATGGAAGCTGGCAAGGTGTACATCATCCGAGTTCATGCTTCACCACCCGTCCCCGATGGAGAAAAGGATCTTGGCTTTCTGGAGGGCCAGGTAGGAGTGCGCTTAGGCTTCATGCCCTCAACGGAGCATGACGCCGATATCTTGTCTGAAGCTATCGACCTTGCCAAATCAAGCGACTACTCCATCATCTTTACCGGAAACGACCCAGCATGGGAGACtgaaggccaagaccaagcaaGCTTCCATCTACCCAAGGACGGCGGCCAAGACCGCCTCGTCTCCGCTATCGCAGGTGTATGCCACAAAACGATCGTTGTGAACAGCACAGGCGTCGCGGTGGCTTTTCCCTGGCTTCATCAAGTCCAAAGTCTCCTCCAGACGTGGTtcccaggccaagaagccggAAACTCCATCGTCGACGTTCTGACGGGCGCGCAAAATCCCGAAGGCCATCTGACATGTACGTTCCCAAAGAGACTCCACGACTGTCCTGCGTACGGCAACTTTCCCGGGGACAAGCACAGCACCCACGGCTTGGAGGTCAAATACGAGGAGGGAGTGTTCGTGGGATATCGTCACTTTGATAGGTTACCAGCTGATGCAGTCAACTTTCCGTTTGGCTTCGGCTTATCATATACGACCTTTGGCTTTGAAGAGTTTACTGTGAGTAAGCAATCTGGAGACATGTTTACAGTTCAACTCCGGGTACGAAACACTGGAGCTGTCAAGGGTGCGACGGCGGTGCAGATTTATGTTGGCAGCAAGAACCTATCTCTCAGCAACCCTATCAAGGTTCTTGCCGGGCTGAAAAAGGTTACTCTGGAGCCAGGATCGTCCACCATGGTCGAAATTCTTGTTGAGGCGCGTGACTTTGCCTTCTGGGATGAGGAAACTCATGGATGGGTTGTTGAGGCTGGGGAGTACGAATTCAGCGTCGGCAGATCGTCCAGAGAGCTTGTGGCAAAGTCGGTGGTTCAGCTTGATCACAAGGCCTTTGCACCTTGA
- a CDS encoding AB hydrolase-1 domain-containing protein — translation MSEEEVPSQELFFRSYNESSPITVVLLHGLFSCSLEWEHVVPHLKNYHVIVPDLPKHSQSRNIGPFSLGLAADSVANLINNHAHDGKAHVVGLSLGGFVTMELIHRHPTLVNSAFVTGSAPFLPWQVWAAKRPSLLHYGLSFVHSTGLYAFMVWKAGFKSHGELSKEIVANNDWNLVNDAYGELAEWQQDAVKRVAAQDKRILVAGGDQGDNLEGTKQLALDLQRQGSTDGKKSCACVVKGATHAWDLQFPELFADGIKAWIEERPLPEGFESLL, via the coding sequence ATGTCGGAAGAGGAAGTGCCCAGCCAAGAACTCTTTTTCCGTTCGTACAATGAATCTTCCCCAATTACTGTCGTGCTCCTCCATGGCCTCTTTTCTTGCAGCCTCGAGTGGGAACACGTCGTGCCTCATCTGAAAAACTATCATGTCATAGTCCCCGACCTCCCCAAGCATTCCCAGTCGCGAAATATTGGCCCATTCTCACTAGGCTTGGCTGCGGACAGTGTCGCAAATCTCATCAACAATCATGCGCACGATGGAAAAGCCCACGTCGTCGGCCTATCGCTAGGCGGCTTTGTCACCATGGAACTCATCCACCGCCATCCAACCCTTGTCAACTCTGCCTTTGTTACCGGATCGGCACCCTTTTTGCCTTGGCAAGTCTGGGCGGCAAAGCGACCGAGCTTGCTACACTATGGCCTCTCGTTTGTGCACTCTACCGGACTCTACGCGTTTATGGTGTGGAAGGCCGGCTTCAAGAGCCATGGAGAGTTGTCAAAGGAGATTGTTGCCAACAATGACTGGAACTTGGTAAACGATGCGTACGGTGAGCTCGCTGAGTGGCAGCAGGATGCTGTTAAGAGAGTTGCTGCGCAAGATAAGCGGATCCTGGTGGCTGGCGGCGATCAAGGTGACAACCTTGAGGGCACAAAACAACTGGCTCTCGATCTTCAACGCCAAGGAAGTACCGATGGCAAAAAGAGCTGCGCTTGTGTGGTCAAGGGCGCCACTCACGCATGGGATTTACAGTTTCCAGAACTTTTTGCTGATGGGATCAAAGCCTGGATTGAAGAACGGCCTTTGCCCGAGGGTTTTGAGAGTCTGCTATAG
- a CDS encoding Glucanase, whose protein sequence is MYRAISLATALIASVRAQQACTSTQETHPPLTWSKCTESGCTEVSGSVVVDANWRWTHTVEGSTNCYTGNKWDTSICPDGKTCAEKCCVDGADYASTYGVTTSGDQLSLSFVTKGAYATNVGSRLYLMEDDETYQMFSLLGNEFTFDVDVSQISCGVNGALYFVSMDEDGGKAKSDGNKAGAKYGTGYCDAQCARDVKFINGEANVENWTPSETDPNSGTGNLGACCPEMDIWEANDISTAYTPHPCKTLTYHTCEGDNCGGTYSKTRYAGTCDPDGCDFNPFRQGNETFYGPGSEFTVDTTKKVTVVTQFIKGSSGGLSEIKRFYVQNGKVIGNPESKVANNAGNSVTEEFCSAQKKAFGDDDDFVAKGGFSQMSDALAAPMVLTMSLWDDHKANLLWLDSTYPVDATGAGAKRGTCSTDSGVPKEVEAEAPNSKVSFSNIKFGPIGTTFEGGEEASSGSGSTSPSKAASASPVASQSASAGAQTSVAASKPQTTVVQSIKPSSVAAQSPSSAAAEVPKASSSQAAAVPSNKPATTEVNTPVATEDEEEECEADPEDAQPTSAKPATTAGSGSQPSAKPSAAQPSAQPSSGSDSSSAAGAYQRCGGQGWTGATTCVSGYTCKEQNPWYSQCVASA, encoded by the exons ATGTACCGCGCTATCTCGCTCGCTACGGCGTTGATCGCCAGTGTTCGCGCGCAGCAGGCCTGCACCTCGACTCAAGAGACTCACCCACCCCTGACCTGGTCCAAGTGTACCGAGAGCGGCTGCACCGAGGTTTCCGGCtcggtcgtcgtcgacgccaACTGGCGATGGACTCACACCGTCGAGGGTAGCACCAACTGCTACACCGGTAACAAGTGGGACACCTCCATCTGCCCCGACGGCAAGACTTGCGCAGAGAAGTGCTGCGTTGACGGCGCCGACTATGCTTCCACCTATGGTGTGACTACCAGCGGTGACCAGCTTAGCCTGAGCTTCGTCACTAAGGGCGCTTACGCTACTAACGTCGGTAGCCGCCTGTATCTCAtggaggacgacgagaccTACCAGATGTTCTCTCTGCTCGGCAACGAGTTCACCTTTGACGTCGACGTCTCTCAGATCAGCTGCGGTGTCAACGGTGCCCTGTACTTTGTCTCCATGGACGAGGACGgtggcaaggccaagagcgaCGGCAACAAGGCTGGCGCCAAGTACGGCACTGGTTACTGTGATGCTCAGTGTGCCCGCGACGTCAAGTTCATCAACGGCGAGGCCAACGTCGAGAACTGGACCCCCTCCGAGACTGACCCCAACTCGGGAACCGGCAACCTCGGTGCTTGCTGCCCTGAGATGGATATCTGGGAAGCCAACGACATCTCTACTGCCTATACTCCTCACCCTTGCAAGACCCTCACCTACCACACATGTGAGGGCGACAACTGTGGCGGAACTTACTCCAAGACCCGCTACGCCGGCACCTGCGACCCCGATGGCTGTGACTTCAACCCCTTCCGCCAGGGTAACGAGACATTCTACGGACCCGGCTCCGAGTTCACTGTCGACACCACCAAGAAGGTTACTGTTGTCACTCAGTTCATCAAGGGAAGCAGTGGTGGTCTCTCCGAGATCAAGCGCTTCTATGTCCAGAACGGCAAGGTCATTGGCAACCCCGAGTCCAAGGTCGCCAACAACGCCGGCAACTCGGTCACTGAGGAGTTCTGCTCTGCCCAGAAGAAGGCctttggcgatgatgacgactTTGTTGCCAAGGGTGGCTTCTCCCAGATGAGCGATGCTCTTGCTGCCCCCATGGTCCTGACCATGAGTCTGTGGGACGAC CACAAGGCCAACCTTCTCTGGCTCGACTCGACCTACCCCGTTGATGCTactggtgctggtgccaaGCGCGGAACCTGCTCTACTGACTCTGGTGTTCCCAAGGAGGTCGAAGCCGAGGCTCCCAACTCCAAGGTCAGCTTCTCCAACATCAAGTTCGGTCCCATCGGCACCACCTTCGAGGGTGGCGAGGAAGCCAGCTCCGGTTCCGGTTCCACCTCCCCCAGCAAGGCCGCCAGCGCTTCTCCCGTCGCCTCCCAGTCTGCTTCCGCCGGTGCTCAGACCAGTGTTGCCGCCAGCAAGCCCCAGACCACCGTTGTCCAGTCGATCAAGCCCTCTTCCGTCGCCGCCCAGTCGCCTtcttccgccgccgccgaggtccCCAaggcttcctcttctcagGCCGCTGCTGTTCCCTCCAACAAGCCCGCCACTACTGAGGTGAACACCCCCGTTGCAactgaagatgaggaggaggagtgcGAGGCTGACCCTGAGGACGCGCAGCCCACTAGTGCCAAGCCTGCCACCACCGCCGGCTCCGGATCCCAGCCTTCGGCTAAGCCCTCCGCTGCTCAGCCCTCTGCTCAGCCTTCCAGCGGTTCCGACTCTTCCTCTGCTGCTGGTGCCTACCAGCGATGCGGTGGCCAGGGCTGGACCGGTGCCACCACCTGCGTCTCTGGCTACACCTGCAAGGAGCAGAACCCTTGGTACTCCCAGTGCGTCGCCTCTGCCTAA